Part of the Fundulus heteroclitus isolate FHET01 chromosome 20, MU-UCD_Fhet_4.1, whole genome shotgun sequence genome, AAAATGGCTATGAAAGGTTATTCCAAAAGGGATTTTTTCATGTCTTACTTTGATATTCTCTTTAATATGTGAAACTTTCTCTGTAGCCCGAAGCTTTGCTCTCTTTGAggtctgtcttgttttttttaacagctccCTTTTTTCCATCATatttcctccctccctctcctccttttaTCACACTTTCCAGGTATTTTGAGGTGATTTCATCAAACAGAAAGAACTTGATGTTCTTGCGGGCAAAAGACCCAGCCATGGCTCAGTCGTGGTACAATGCCATCCAAGCCGCTGCTGCCACCCTTTTACCACAAGTGAAGGAGGAGATGAAGGGCATGCAGCCGGGCATGGAGGTCAAATATGTGGGCTGGCTTACAGAGCAGGTATGGACGGATACTGGTGTACATGGCAAACAGAGCCTCAATGACTTTGAACTCATTTTCAtgtacccttttttttccctctttccaATTTTCTTGGAACAGTTGTTGGTTGTGGGCATATCCAGATTTTAGATCAGcaagccaaaaaacaaaaaacaaactaagagTTACCTTTATATGTTGGAACCAGCACTTACTAAAATCTGATTGGACAGAAAATATTGTAATAACagtgctttaaaagaaaatttttaGTCCTTCAACctattcacattttgttacaacTACAAATATTAAACAACCGAGTAGTTCATAAGAAATTATGTAATGTTAATAATCATGTAACAACAACATGAAAACCAGAGTTGATTCATAAGCAATGGCCACATGAGTTAAGGGTTAAGCTACTGTATAGAAGTATCTCAGGACAATGACGGAGGGgagaacagataaaaaaaatatgaagatgatttgcaaaagtattcgcaATGAAATGGACCAAAAGATAAAACGTTAAAATAAGCAAATATCACGTGGTTTCCTAAAATGGTGTAGCGATCAAAGGACTGAGGTGGTgattacaaataaatgaaataaacttcaTCTACAGGTTGGCTGAACTCGCCCTCAGGGACATGAGCTTGGCTGTTTCCGTTAAGGATGCCATTTGGTCTCCATCCTATGGAGGTGTTATAGACGTGTTGTCCAGATGAGCTGGTGAAGGCAGAGCTATAGGGAGGTTTACTTAAAGCTCTCGCCTCGACAGCCAAGTTTCTAACAAGGACTAAAAGAATAAATAGATGGTATCTTAGAAAACTACAGAAACAGTAAACCCAGCctgctgtgaacttttaaaatgtttttcgtCTCACTGTAATATCATTTTTCTGGTTGTGCAGATGTCCCAGGGACCAGAGAAACCTGTCCTTGCAGTGTTGACAGACAAGGACCTGCTTCTTTTTTCGTCTTTTCCTGAGAGCAAAGAGAGCCTGAGGAACCCTGCCAAGTGTCACACCCTCATCACAACCAGGTTAACAATCTTCAAAGAAATATTGCTCTACATCAGAGGTGTCCAAAAGGCAGCCCGGGGCTATTTGGGACCCTTGAAATGATTTGTCTGTGGTCCCTGATCGTACTTTAAGAATAGTACACATTTGGCCCAGTAGCCCAGATGTTTGGGGGAGACGGAgatgtcttattttttatttttaaggtgAAATTTACACTGACACAATTAACAAATCGTAAAATGGAAAACGACCCCAGcaagaaaccaaaaaaatgctaaacacaacacaaaatgtTCGTCTTTTATTTGCCATGTTTCTTTGATTTTAACGACATagtaaacagaacaaaaaacatccagcaggGTTTAAACCACACATTTGGGCTcaccaataaaataaacttggcACACGTTTTTTGAGCAATGACCCATATCCCATTCTTGTTGCTGAGCatctattatttttctttttgtgcttCAGATCTTCAAtaatttacagattattttctaTGAGAAATCTGATAACTTTGCTTGGTGCATTAAactagtgtttttattttattttatttattgtctaaCCTTCacaattaaatattgtttatatttaaaaatctatttactGTGACCAGTTAGTTCCTTCAGCTTGGTGATTGGAACCcatgtggcaaaaaaaacatttggacttCCCTGCTCTGCTTGCACCGGATACATTAAATGCTGGCTTTTGAAATAGACTGTCATGCATAAGCTGAACAGATTTGTACCCTTCCCTGATCAGCTCATTTTTTCCACTGGTTTGTGAGCTACTGCTCATACTTTCCATAACTGAACCACTGGACATAATGCGCCACAACGTCACTTTTAGTTGGAAAAAATTAGTGTTCGCAGAAGCTTTGAGTCATGTATATTTTCCCCTCTAGCTCCCCTGTGTACTCCACACCTCCTTTTCCACCTAGGTAGCAGTTTCTCCTTGAGCCACAGTCTATCCTATAATTCCTAATTACAATCTTTTCAGCCACAGGTCTTAGAATTTCTTCTTTCTCCCCAAAGATTGGTCCACTCCGGTCCTGGAAAAAGTTCCCCTCTAATGGACTCGGAGCTGTCGTTCGGCCTGCGTTCAGGCACCAAGCAGGGCGTAGAGACGCATGTGTTCAGAGTGGACTCTGCCAAGGAGCTGTCCGCATGGACTCATCTGCTGGTCGAGGGTTGCCACAACGCTGCAGAGCTCATCAAGGAGGTCACAGCAGGTAAACAGGTCCATAATGCCACGGATTTTAGTTACTGTTTTTTATAGTTGCTCAGAACGTTCTCTGCCTTCTTCTCAAGTTAAAATGTAGAATTATATAATGAAATTCGTTGATTTGGCTCTTCCAGTCCTATATCACTGTTATATTTCCATTTGTTACATTGTTAATGCTTTTAAAGAGCATCCAAAGTATGAAGTCTACATATGTTTTGGGGTCTTAGCTTACTGACTTGTTGAACTGTGTCCTTATGCACACTCAGCACATAACATTTCAATATCCGATGGAGGAATATCATTACACTGCCCTCTGCTGGTAATATTGGGTATAACAGAAAACATTAGATGTGAATTTTGATATCATATATAAAAGAATGTTTACATCCAATAGGAATCAAAGACATTTTGATTTCATTGGAACAAAAACCTTGAATCTTTCTTTTGTCGTGTCAGCACATTTAGCCATCGGAGTACAAGAAGACTGCGGGGAAGATTTGAGTCACTGTCAAATAATAGCATTTCGTCAGCTTTTAAACTACCTTTTATGTGTGTGCAGCCTGCAGCTGGAATGGAAAAGAGTGTATGCTGGGAGTGCACATCGACGACGGCTTCACGCTATTCACAGAAGAAATGGGTGTCAGGAAAAATAttctcctccagcagccttTCGAGCGCCTCCGAATGTCCTCAGATGATGGAGTCCGTATGATGTTCCTCGACTTTGGAGGCCCTGAGGCTGAAATTGTGAGAGACACTTTATAAGTTGTATTAAAAAATGACTACTAGAAAATATTCTGTGTGTGAGAGGATCTCTGATATTGAATGTGCCAAACATAAAAGCATAACTGTGATTGGGGTCGATCTACTGAATTGATTAACAAGGACATGGAAAAGTTGTAAATTTGAAAGAGATTGCTGGAAATGAAATATGGATGTAATTTTGTGTGCAAGGAAGCAACATGGTTAAAAGGAAACATACAGAGAGAAATAGACTTTTTTCTCCCTGGAAATAAATCACAATCGTTCAGAGAAAAATATCAGGTTTAAGTAAGTTCTCACAGGTTCCACAGATTAAATCTTAACCAGCTTTTAGAGTGCTATATTTGTCACTCATTTCTATATAAGTTAAAACGTGAGTTATCATTATGTCAAGTACTCCATCCACTAGTAATGACCACAGAACGTAAATACATCATACCTaatccaaaaagagaaaagaactCCAAATATCAGCTAATGTGTAAGGCATTAAATCAAACTCATATTTTACtgcagtagcataatctcacaaAGAAATGCGCACTGCATTTAAAGCATGtttattcagttcagtttattcagAAAAGTTTTCACATTAATGGaggaataagtaataatgacttCTAatggctcaaatcggtacaacagcctCCCAATGACAATCTAATAcagcgtttctttttttttttttttacggcgtttctaaacggtgtgttgctgttctGGAGCCCCACTGAacttttacttacacaggataggTCTATCATGtcgtattctgttctatttctggctTCTGTGTTTGGAGGCTGCTGCCAAGATAAAGCACCAAAAgctgtactttgttttgggaaccctgggaactctcatatgattggctcaggaaccaggaagtaaatacgggctacactctgagcCGAAGTCGTTCTGGaacgtacctctaggtttgaaaggagaaaaacgtgacaaagatattgttgatggagaggaccgattgctTACAGGGAATGTTACTTTCAAATCAGAacgatttaggttgattttgcagtaaattttctacttatttctcctttaagaATTCCCATTTTAATCATTGGTGGCAGCCTTATGAACATCCATTACAAtgactgtaaaataaatgtaatgggACCATTTCCAAATTCATACTTCACTTTTTTGTGTCTAGTAAAGTGTTTCCTCCTTCTTCCTTTGAGTATCAATAAAATATGCTTTTTAATATGGGACAGGTAAATGTGCCATTCAGCTATGCTTAATATGTCAGGAGatatgacaagaaaaaaagttacttGCTTAAATATATCTACAGTcagagtaataataataaaaaaaaatcaagaaataacTACTGGAAGTAGGAAAAACAAGGCTGGACaaggacaagtttttttttttttttttgcacagtgaGAAAAGATgataaagaagataaaaagatatCCAAACTCTTAAAGAGTTCAAGCAAGTAGTACCATCTGGGAGACATCACCATCACTGCTATCAGATCCGTTCTAAATTTAAACGTAATGTTTGGGAGCCTTGCCAGGGATGTTTGCTTTAGTGAAATGAGACGTACTGTAAACTTTCAGCCAATAAGCACAGTAGACGTGTCTAACCTAAAACAATGGATGAATATGTGGATAAACAGCGGATGTTTGATATGTACATATGGTGGAAGATCTGTGAGGCTATGGACCCGGTCCTGTTCTAAAGGGCCTGGGAATCATGaaatatgacatttttgatAAAACATTTGGAGGCCGTAATTTAGACATTAATTGAAAACATACATTTAcgtaaaagcataaattgtaaATTCTATAGAGGAAAACATTGGGAGGGAGTTAAAGatagagaagagaaaaaaaagttattctaTCCATCCTCCCCAGGGTTTCCAATAGACATGGAGTCATTATGAGTTaagtttaaacatatttaaaaatgcctttaatataatacatacatacatggtGAAATTgtctccatatatatatatggaaattgtctccatatatatatatatatatatatatatatatatatatatatatatatatatatatatatatatatatatatatatatatatatatatatatatatattggactGGAGACAATTTCACCATGTCCTTGATGACATAATAGGACCTGCTTTTTGAATGtctttaataaaaactttgaaatgtctataaatatacaaacatcctgacttatttatttctctctctctctctctctctctctctctctctctctctctctctctgcttccaGCAACTGGACCTTCACTGCTGCCCAAAGACCTTAGTGTTCATCATCCACTCTTTCCTGTCTGCTAAGGTCAAGCGACTTGGCCTCCTGGCATGATACAGGCCAACCATCCATAACATCAAAATAGGATATTCAGTGAAACGAACACCAGCCCCAGAAGACCTTCAACAAAAGGGCCAGGGAAGTGATGCTGACAAGCTCACTTAATCAGCCTTTCCTCTGCCTTTTAAAGCATATGGTTTTTGGTCAGGCTCTCTCTGatctttttgttaaaatgagGAGAAAACTGGAACActgatggactttttttttaatgcgtaGCTGTTAGGATGTTTTTTATAGATAATTCAAGTCGGTAATCATTTAATGGGTCTCGATCTGTCAGAGCTGTCTAAGTAGGTCAGGCCACTTTACGATGGGAAACTGGAAAAACGCGACAGCCTGtatcttaatatttttttaagcttgaagtcacaaccatttttttttttagtttggttttaatGAGTCACGGCAGGCTTTTGTCATGAACATCTTTTCATCCTTCAATCTCCACTTCAGGGACGTCCTGATTGATGTTGGACAAACatttttcagcttcagagcagTGACAGATTGACGTGGCTGATTGTAAAGTGATCAATAGCCATTGCTGAACAGAGTACATCTAAACAGACAGGCTTTTTGCTCAAAGTTAGTTATAAACTTATTTACTTACCCTGTTTTAACCCTACACTACGGCTTATCAAAGAGAGCAAGCATATGTTTATTATGTTGCAAGCTGTTGATCTAATGACTTTTTAGAATATAATAGATAAAAACCTCAAATCCCAATGGTGAATAAAAGAAGCTAATATGGCAGTTTTGCCACGATATGTCTCATTTCTATACAGCAAAGACGGTTTGTACGTCACATATTcgagatttattttattagtttgatttaaaaaaatataaaaatgtgtttacatcATAAAGTGtgtgattattttatttcttcagtGTTTGAGTTGGCCCTCTCTAGTGTCTAAACGCTAAACACACATATAGTAATATATGTTCTAAAACCTGTTTGCTtaagaaaacaaatgtattgTATATTCTTATTTAAACAAAGGTGTGCCTTGCAAGGTTGTTTGTATATAAACATGTAATAAACTTTGTTAACTTTTATTGATTAATTGGCCTTTGTGTATTCCATAAGCCTGTCTACTTCTTGTATAGCTTCTTGCAAAATAATACTTGCTGaatctttttggtatttttttttcccacattacaaccaaaaactacaaatgttttgttttatttggattttatctaACAGACCACATTATTGCTTaagtgtgaagtggaagaaaagtgGTACATGGTTTCAGTTCCCCCCAATCAAAGTTTGAAAAGTGGGGCATGCAGAAGTATTTATCCCCCTTGAGTAAGTGCTGTGTAGAACCCACTTTCACTGCAATAAAGCTAAAGGACTTTTGGGATATGTCTCCAAGAACTTTGAACATCTAGTGATTGAGATTGTCCTTAttgtctgtgaacatcaattcaCAGAGAACACCAATTTCCCATTCTTTCTATAGATCATCTGTTAGATTTAGGTCTTGACTatgactgggccattccaacCCATCAATATATTTTGGTACGAACTTTGCCGTTTTAGTTTTCCATTGGATTGAAGGTGATGTTCAACATTGGATTCCCAACACACAGAGCGTTCTATATTTAGGCTGTCTCTGTTAactagagcaccttcttccttGTGTTTGCTTCTACATGAATtatggcaaactgcaaatggcACTTCtgatggtcttttttttttaacaagggcTTTCTTCTTGACACTCATCCACTAAGGTCAGATTTGTGGCGTGCACGACTTAGAGTTGTCCTGTTAACAgattcctccacctgagctgtgaaccTCTGCAGCTCTTCTAGAGTTATTGTGTACTTACTGGCTTCTCAAATCACCTTTGTGCTCAAACTGTTCAGGAGTATAAAACTACATTGTTGTGCAATTctcttttaattttcaaataatAGATTAAACAGTGGTGCGGTTGCACTATTGCCTTGCAGCACgaaggtctttctgcatggagtttgcatgttctccatgtgcatgCTTGGATTCTTTCCTGGGCGCTTTAGcatcctcccacagtccaaaaatattaATAGGTTAAATAAAGTTCTGTAAGACATTGTGCTTCCAAGGATGTTTAATCCCTGCATTAAACATCTCCTTCAGTTATTTAGTTATATGTCTTGGTTTCTGCGGAAAAGGTTTGGTTACAGGGCCGTGAGATCTTTACTGAACAACTATAGCTGATTTTAAATTGCAAACAGGTGTACTTTACTATTTATGTGAGTTCTGAAGCAAGTTTATtgcatcagattttatttagtggcGTCAGATTAAAGAATgccaaatacaaatgcatgctacACTTTGAAGTTTAATCGTAAAGGCTCTCAAAAGCCATTGAAGATGTCATGATTTGTTGGTCAAATGAATTTACTTtgataatgttgtttttttttgcagcatccTGTTCCAGTGTTAtcctgtgttttgtgtttttggtcaCTAGACTTAGTCCTGTACCTCAGTGTTTCTGCATCCTGCTCTCTAACAGCTGTCTCTCATCTGTCCATTCAATAACCTGTGTAGCATTCAGTAATAAAACTCCACAGTATAAATAATCCTTGACACAATTACCCCTATCTCAGAGCATCTGCTGTCCGCAGCCTGCTGTCACCTGTCCATTCCTGGCTCTtcggttttctttttgttattattattattaaaccttgTTATTTACAATGCTCTTGCCATCCTCATCTTTGCAGATGAGTCCCCAACAACACCAAGACATGACCGTATACATTTCACTGttgtgcactgctttgtgtcagTCTATCACCTCAAAACcccaaaaatgcatttaacttTGTGGTTTTATTATTTCCCAATGTGAAAATGTATGGATGCATTTCCAAGGAACCGTAAAAGCGAGTTTTACATCAAAACATCTCAAACAAGTTGCTCTTTGTGTGGTGCTTCAAGCAGCAGATCTTGTCGCACGCTGTCTCCATTTAATAGCCCCATTAGGTGCTCTGTTAGTTTCATTAAGGTCCAGACAGATCTGTAGGACGGACAAAGCAAAGTGAtcatgatgatgattatgatgatgtGATGCTTAAGTCAGCAGGGTGGGTAATTGGAACAGTTAGTCCTGCTGCGAGCTATTGTAAAAGGAGCAAACAAAGACTATGGTCTCCTGCGCTGTTTATTGCCATTAAACGGCGTTATCAGTGAGGAGCAGATGCTTCGTCAGCCTTTGtgtgtgcttttaaaaaaacgcCCATTTCCGTTTGTGTCTGCCTCAACTGCCAATACAAGCAGGGCAGTCCAGTATTAACAGCATGAGCTGGATAACAAATCAGAATATAGTGTTTATATTTGATCAtagcaccaccaccaccaccccccctcGTTTCTCCCCCCGCCCTCTTGTTGAAATGTTGCTATGGTAACAGCAGGGCACACTCATCCTCGCGGCATCCATCTCTTTTCCACTGAACTATGGTTTTGCTGTTGAAATTGCCAATCAGCCCCTCAGATCCAGTTGGTATGGAGGGAGGAGACAGTGTGAATATATTTTGATTAACAAGAGTGGAAGGGCACTTTGGACGGAgatgaaaggaagaaaaaaaacatgtagcaAAATATGATGTTCATCGGAGGAGAAGGGGAGAAGATGTTGGATGAAATAGGGTGCATGCTGGGATCTTTTGTGTTGAATGCTGGAAATCTAACAATATAATGCACGTATCACTAAATAAGACTGTGGAAATACCTTTTGTAGTTGGTCATGACAGACTAGAAATGTTTCACATATGGacataaatctgaaaaaaaaattattttcagactGAATACTGTCAACATTTAGCAATATGTTAActatgtgttgttgtttttttagctaaCAATACCTCTACTTTTTAGACCCATTTTCTGTTACAATGTCTGGCTTGTCGTTTTCGTATAATCATTGAGAGTTCCatgaaaacaacattaataAATTGAAGTGGGTCAGTCAGACCTACTTCCCTCTCAGCTGCTCAGATCAGCACATCAGTTTTTATCAGTTGTTCTAAAGACAACGACCGTTTGCAACCGTTTCGTATCAGGCAGGCTGAATCTTTCCTTAAAACACATCGTTTCTCTCTGTAGATTTAAGCCCAGTTTGAGAGTCTGGcttttgtggttttattgtttgtttttaggtaTCTGCTCTCTAATTTTTATagtctctttgtttttctagattttattttgatatcatttaaagtttattttgtttttgaggaggtttttgtacagcactttggcaAATCGTGCTATATAACAAAGTTCAGTTGAGCTGAATATATATTTAGCTTTAGCTACATAGTGATACGATGTTATGctaagataaaaatgtgttaaaaaaaatgtaatgtttgaaatacaaaatggtctaaaatgattttaaaaaatgcaaaattgtAATACAGATCACTGAAAAGAGCCATTCTAaagtttttttccaaatttcaTTATTTACTACAACTATTCTGACCACAGTGAACATTTATCACTCATTACTATAAACATTATTTTCCTGATTATCCAtccaaaatgtactttttgttCCCCCAGGTTCTGGTTAGATCATTTCATTACAAATGTGCACAATCAAAATATCATGATCTCAATACCTCGTAAAAATCTGATCACTGTATTTCCTTGTCTTCAATCTTGTTCCGGGTCTAATTAACACATTTCATTCCAAAGCATgttcatctctgggacacagaaccagtCTCTCTCCTACGATGGCTGAACATTGCCACGGTGTAtcattgtttgaacagatgaaagTGGCAACTTCAGGCATCTGGACATTTTTCCAAGGACAATTCTCTCCCTGATATCTTacctgattttttatttatttatctttcctCATGTCACACAATGAGGCAGTGACGTGCAGTCTTAAAACACATCCAAAAATGTTCCTCCATTTGTGTCAAATGTTGCAATTGTATTTATCAGAAGCTCAGAAACCTACTATTGCCATCAGGGCTTTATC contains:
- the snta1 gene encoding alpha-1-syntrophin, with amino-acid sequence MAAAMKAQKTGLLELRVTVDRWIRVLATLTEDTFTVNPGEGAEEPAKPSPSPAGAVNGDPPNLSSSPVPETITNVKRTVRVTKQDVGGLGISIKGGKENKMPILISKIFKGLAADQTEALYVGDAILSVNGFDLREATHDEAVQALKKTGKEVILEVKYIKEMSAFFKSSGSPGASLPWDSPPSTPQRGTEVSPAEVKEPRSIPLKMCQVSRKQCPPDTENRYFEVISSNRKNLMFLRAKDPAMAQSWYNAIQAAAATLLPQVKEEMKGMQPGMEVKYVGWLTEQMSQGPEKPVLAVLTDKDLLLFSSFPESKESLRNPAKCHTLITTRLVHSGPGKSSPLMDSELSFGLRSGTKQGVETHVFRVDSAKELSAWTHLLVEGCHNAAELIKEVTAACSWNGKECMLGVHIDDGFTLFTEEMGVRKNILLQQPFERLRMSSDDGVRMMFLDFGGPEAEIQLDLHCCPKTLVFIIHSFLSAKVKRLGLLA